In Helianthus annuus cultivar XRQ/B chromosome 8, HanXRQr2.0-SUNRISE, whole genome shotgun sequence, a single genomic region encodes these proteins:
- the LOC110873219 gene encoding scarecrow-like protein 6: protein MGDVEDPSMSLNKMLNGGATAEDSGGMSTGFGVVDQGYLGFDSGNINQISHKFNEKHGLSNLSLTPLPPPSLPAAAAMFSGQHHQKVEDPHSPFVFRFNSSQIHLVDVKPQLVINQNQSQPHQNPSFFVPLEHQTLNPPHPKRYNSGSTQFNFKMHKTPFLDSPPNPLQLPSSIKKMSGIDELDHHHHQGIIDQLFKAAEMVQSGNNPLLAQSILARLNHQLSPVGKPFDRAAFYFKEALQLLIHSVVNNMNPIASPFSLIFKIGAYKSFSEVSPLVQFTNFTCNQALLEVLDGFDQVHIVDRG, encoded by the coding sequence ATGGGGGATGTTGAAGACCCTTCAATGAGTTTGAATAAAATGCTTAACGGTGGTGCTACGGCTGAAGACAGCGGCGGAATGTCAACCGGGTTTGGTGTTGTGGATCAAGGTTATCTTGGTTTTGATTCCGGCAATATTAATCAAATTTCTCATAAATTTAATGAAAAACATGGGTTATCTAACTTATCTTTAACACCACTGCCGCCGCCGTCGTTGCCGGCGGCGGCCGCCATGTTTTCCGGCCAACACCACCAGAAGGTTGAAGACCCTCATAGCCCTTTTGTGTTCCGGTTTAATTCATCACAAATTCATCTAGTGGATGTGAAACCCCAACTGGTAATCAACCAAAATCAATCTCAACCTCATCAAAATCCAAGCTTTTTTGTGCCATTAGAACATCAAACCCTAAATCCACCACACCCAAAAAGGTACAACTCAGGAAGCACACAGTTCAACTTCAAAATGCACAAAACCCCTTTTCTTGATTCACCCCCAAACCCTCTTCAATTGCCATCATCAATCAAGAAAATGTCAGGCATTGATGAGTTggaccatcatcatcatcaagggATCATTGACCAGCTTTTCAAGGCAGCTGAAATGGTTCAATCCGGGAACAATCCGTTACTCGCGCAATCGATATTGGCGCGGCTCAATCATCAGCTTTCTCCGGTCGGTAAGCCTTTCGACCGGGCTGCTTTTTATTTCAAGGAAGCTCTTCAATTACTAATTCATTCAGTTGTCAACAATATGAATCCTATTGCTTCACCATTTAGTTTGATTTTCAAAATTGGTGCTTATAAATCATTCTCCGAGGTTTCGCCGTTAGTTCAATTCACCAATTTCACTTGTAATCAAGCATTGCTTGAAGTCTTGGATGGGTTTGACCAGGTGCATATAGTTGAcagaggttga